One genomic window of Hydra vulgaris chromosome 03, alternate assembly HydraT2T_AEP includes the following:
- the LOC136078762 gene encoding uncharacterized protein LOC136078762 codes for MIAPSMIKKSCRSRQTISPSKQLTVTLRYLATRNSQQIQAFYLRLGRTTVCNIINEPTKVIWDVLQPCYLKALSTSYEWEELANEFENEWNFPNCIGAIDGKHVCIEAPSLSGSAYYSYNKYTNYNNMATKTILSQYDHTIIVNHTITV; via the coding sequence ATGATTGCACCTAGCATGATAAAAAAGTCATGTCGAAGCCGTCAAACTATATCACCCTCAAAACAATTGACTGTGACACTGAGATACCTGGCTACTAGAAATTCACAACAAATACAAGCTTTTTACTTAAGACTGGGAAGAACAACAGTATGCAACATTATAAATGAACCAACAAAGGTCATTTGGGATGTGTTACAACCATGTTATCTAAAAGCACTAAGTACATCATATGAGTGGGAAGAATTGGCaaatgaatttgaaaatgaatgGAACTTTCCTAATTGTATTGGAGCCATAGATGGTAAACATGTATGTATAGAAGCTCCTAGTTTGAGTGGATCAGCATATTACAGCTAcaataaatatacaaactaCAATAATATGGCTACCAAAACCATACTATCACAGTATGACCATACTATCATAGTAAACCATACAATCACAGTATGA